Proteins from a single region of Juglans microcarpa x Juglans regia isolate MS1-56 chromosome 5S, Jm3101_v1.0, whole genome shotgun sequence:
- the LOC121268283 gene encoding uncharacterized protein LOC121268283 isoform X1, protein MEGVGARLGRSSTRYGPATVFNGPVRKWKKKWIHVAPSTSAASNTTTNHSHQIQNHNNTTNGTSNGNNGSHLLLYKWTPITPSHNGNNCNGDRNPGKDDSAVPPEEPPRRKFKYIPIAVLEEQKNEDAENEAAEKVDDDAKPIDIDPGAAKSTPRGGVLDEKPDINDVPMEESQDNNQVVCQDLNESTLDLSLGLNDRETDSKTDRSRGVQ, encoded by the exons ATGGAGGGGGTGGGGGCCCGGCTGGGGCGGTCCTCGACTCGGTACGGACCGGCCACGGTGTTCAATGGGCCGGTGAGAAAGTGGAAGAAGAAGTGGATCCACGTAGCGCCATCTACTAGTGCTGCCTCTAACACCACCACCAATCACTCTCACCAGATTCAAAACCACAACAACACCACCAACGGTACGAGTAACGGTAATAACGGCTCCCATCTCCTGCTTTACAAGTGGACACCTATCACCCCGAGCCACAACGGCAATAACTGCAACGGTGATAGGAATCCCGGCAAGGACGACTCGGCGGTCCCCCCCGAGGAGCCACCTCGTCGTAAATTCAAATACATTCCG ATTGCTGTTCTAGAGGAACAGAAGAATGAGGATGCTGAAAACGAAGCAGCAGAAAAGGTTGACGATGATGCTAAACCAATTGATATTGACCCCGGTGCAGCAAAGTCCACCCCCAGGGGTGGAGTTTTGGATGAGAAACCTGACATTAATGATGTGCCAATGGAGGAAAGTCAG GACAATAATCAAGTAGTATGCCAAGATCTCAACGAAAGCACTTTGGATTTGAGTTTAGGTTTGAACGACCGCGAGACTGATTCAAAAACTGATCGGAGCAGAGGTGTTCAGTAG
- the LOC121268283 gene encoding uncharacterized protein LOC121268283 isoform X2, producing the protein MEGVGARLGRSSTRYGPATVFNGPVRKWKKKWIHVAPSTSAASNTTTNHSHQIQNHNNTTNGTSNGNNGSHLLLYKWTPITPSHNGNNCNGDRNPGKDDSAVPPEEPPRRKFKYIPIAVLEEQKNEDAENEAAEKVDDDAKPIDIDPGAAKSTPRGGVLDEKPDINDVPMEESQV; encoded by the exons ATGGAGGGGGTGGGGGCCCGGCTGGGGCGGTCCTCGACTCGGTACGGACCGGCCACGGTGTTCAATGGGCCGGTGAGAAAGTGGAAGAAGAAGTGGATCCACGTAGCGCCATCTACTAGTGCTGCCTCTAACACCACCACCAATCACTCTCACCAGATTCAAAACCACAACAACACCACCAACGGTACGAGTAACGGTAATAACGGCTCCCATCTCCTGCTTTACAAGTGGACACCTATCACCCCGAGCCACAACGGCAATAACTGCAACGGTGATAGGAATCCCGGCAAGGACGACTCGGCGGTCCCCCCCGAGGAGCCACCTCGTCGTAAATTCAAATACATTCCG ATTGCTGTTCTAGAGGAACAGAAGAATGAGGATGCTGAAAACGAAGCAGCAGAAAAGGTTGACGATGATGCTAAACCAATTGATATTGACCCCGGTGCAGCAAAGTCCACCCCCAGGGGTGGAGTTTTGGATGAGAAACCTGACATTAATGATGTGCCAATGGAGGAAAGTCAG GTTTGA